From the genome of Bacteroidota bacterium, one region includes:
- a CDS encoding CvpA family protein, translated as VSLVLATKYASSFGEMVLVPSGISSGVSTTLSFVIIVLGIMIAQAIVYKIAIKKLAEGTWNRIGGLLMGLVEGGIFLSLILIFSSIYLQFPSAETRSESLLYKPMKNLAPRIFDSVNTLFPESEDFYQEIIHSVKKLSPHRSAPPSQ; from the coding sequence GTCTCCCTTGTCCTTGCGACCAAATACGCATCGTCGTTCGGCGAGATGGTGCTTGTTCCGTCCGGAATCTCCTCCGGCGTGAGCACGACCCTCTCATTCGTTATCATTGTGCTTGGCATCATGATCGCGCAGGCGATAGTCTATAAGATCGCCATCAAGAAACTCGCCGAAGGAACCTGGAACCGGATAGGGGGGCTGCTCATGGGCCTTGTCGAGGGGGGGATTTTTCTAAGCTTGATCCTGATCTTCTCAAGTATCTATTTGCAATTCCCCTCGGCGGAAACTCGATCGGAGTCGTTGCTGTACAAGCCGATGAAAAACTTAGCCCCCCGAATCTTTGACAGCGTCAATACCTTGTTCCCCGAATCGGAAGACTTCTACCAGGAGATAATACATTCGGTGAAGAAACTCTCCCCCCATAGATCGGCACCGCCAAGTCAATGA